In one Pangasianodon hypophthalmus isolate fPanHyp1 chromosome 22, fPanHyp1.pri, whole genome shotgun sequence genomic region, the following are encoded:
- the arhgap33 gene encoding rho GTPase-activating protein 33 isoform X3, producing MSSGKEEASRSSREPLFPDKRVDLKTEVFSLQLSDLDPGMVARSTDNLDSSGEPATRSIGSTANLKGRMSKRVSVVKGHFPKLTDCAHFHYDNVDFGSIELQFASEQSDASWSSANAKDLVFLVQVSCQGKTWTVRRTYEEFRTLDAHLHQCIYDRRYSQLLTLPSLSEIGDRVELFTPMLSEYLSRLSVIVDSKLNCGPVLTWMEIDNHGNRFLLKEEASLNVPAIAAAHVIKRYTAQASDEISIEVGDILSVIDMPPKEETTWWRGKHGFQVGFFPSECVELINEKMPQSVSTPAAKIVECDAGSSRPGVASAPGSSSPTSVSKKHGKLMGFLRAFMKSRPSKQKLKQRGILKERVFGCDLGEHLLNSGQDVPQVLKSCSEFIEKHGIVDGIYRHSGISSNIQKLRHEFDSENVPDLTKDVYMQDIHCVGSLCKLYFRELPNPLLTYQLYDKFADCMGEMTEDERMVKVHDVIQQLPPPHYRTLEYLIKHLARLATFSEETNMHIKNLAIVWAPNLLRSKEIEAAGLNGADPFKEVRIQSVVVEFLLTNVEVLFSDSFTSVGRFTAARQSLTRPKSFVSTRLLSLEEAQARSQAPLLLQGSSHPLQDRFHTVLDLPTHRRKRGPKVRKAAGGSWKTFFAIGKPAGSGRRKPIRITSLFQPSTSHAGCRVDSVTLRSAKSEESLSSQHSGAGQGKLQRLRRPRSSSDGLSLAASMDPQLLAQPLPSQIPPSRSYDSLLPDETRDTNDDEDDEDDEEGVYMLPDFSQEPATSWMAEDVADFSPTFPDEGPIGIGSSGPIAPGDRESPSAATPPPYRCLSRQGHARSGSQRSITEDPDSVLNQSEAAARRSLILAAAAPTQQVFCQHRPPAVNTPASSTTQPGDPNLSPSQSQPTAPPAPVPSAQPPQERRSFTKKVVHALSPKAPKSPPLDISDPIAISVPAKVLEMIGGRAGELQSGNPGGGPSQPPQMISMLLKSCDFQLTESCQQELSSKFGQEVKTRGPSVIGPTGAPLPSQKPPPPPPKNPARLMALALTESANKALRQGASPPYRPRQAGSPPEADVRFQRSLSADTGAMLSSDPDQLYSTVRPLSVWMSEGGGEVNTSEKTTDLAQEEEPRSPPGQDTGTLSSDGSVSDSGTSNSELSAGSSSGDNEKTPSPIYNQKPQLPAPPNQTPKSSPPAASEVPSQRKPPAYGRQFSAPHLQQQMSGTESKSPNQAHSQLLHSRSESSPLVHIHAFQPTRPKVPPRPLDSAPPRPPISKTDRHDFMRRSLDAGRIRRMVGPAPGNPPLSRAFSERISSTSDALSRYHAARLANQAAQVTTAQPLMQQQQAQTSHIRPAFSSSEDPSNMENLYYEISAPDHPPSYSQHSYQNMRLDVDGNYRLSEPANQRPQSRGHHPPPYSQVPGSARAPQLWSSEATRAWTAAHSHSSSFSHSHSHRHSHNNPPGPRGHPRLQRQTSSSVRLTRSELHPIPAATGLGSSGGLVPLSVHQRSLHCSMRSPSSNLTASQLHPYFENGKVCYRYFETSGHMEGPLSHLQPSMSKSHQAYSSQTSPIQAYNPPSKDEPIYVNYPFTSPPGAGMNAKTWTTTDLDGDVHQGAEPVTHPPEQSTEDEQQSPDKALDQECPTTSFESPTQNDGASDSKALEMPTASDTMHFRSHSDPQSSSIEPSQALTGKDIASLLIEKLAEDEREGLSVATSSSASSSPHVEYPPNPYPSQHHKRPPPAYNPGSSRGHFESQGLPREGSGAFQRQDPMRRSSSGQYRQAFDVMPSGDQVLKFYRSQDFIPTPQGESTTPNPYPTRPHCQDSTSHIFQAHPDTSHSSASPLVAFSNLALSTPRGYGAQMEVNPYNQYPYQAGPVLPPYPNAPRRDVILDPALRPPGLRSQRDLNRQGNLSGPNWSIHTEGQTRSYC from the exons GCTCGGAGCACAGATAATCTGGACAGTTCCGGGGAGCCCGCCACCCGCTCCATTGGCAGTACTGCCAACTTGAAGGGGAGGATGAGCAAAAG GGTGTCTGTCGTCAAAGGCCACTTCCCAAAGCTCACTGACTGTGCCCACTTTCACTATGACAACGTCGACTTTGGTTCCATTGAG CTTCAGTTTGCTAGCGAACAGAGTGATGCTAGCTGGAGCTCAGCCAATGCCAAAGACCTCGTCTTCCTCGTGCAGGTCTCCTGCCAG GGTAAGACATGGACGGTGCGGCGCACATACGAGGAGTTTCGCACCCTGGATGCTCACCTGCACCAGTGCATCTATGACCGGCGTTACTCCCAGCTCCTGACCCTGCCATCGCTTAGTGAGATCGGGGACAGAGTGGAG CTCTTCACCCCCATGCTATCCGAGTACCTGAGCCGTCTCTCCGTGATCGTGGACAGTAAGCTGAACTGTGGGCCCGTGCTCACCTGGATGGAG ATTGACAATCATGGCAATCGGTTTCTGCTAAAAGAAGAGGCCTCTTTAAATGTCCCAGCAATCGCAGCAGCGCATGTCATCAAGCGCTACACAGCCCAAGCCAGTGACGAGATTTCTATTGAG GTCGGCGATATTTTGTCTGTGATTGATATGCCACCCAAAGAGGAGACCACCTGGTGGAGAGGAAAACATGGCTTTCAG GTTGGCTTTTTTCCCAGCGAGTGTGTAGAGCTGATCAATGAGAAGATGCCTCAGTCTGTCAGCACTCCCGCTGCCAAGATAG TAGAGTGTGATGCAGGCAGCTCTAGACCTGGAGTCGCCAGTGCACCTGGTTCATCTTCTCCCACATCAG TTTCCAAGAAGCATGGCAAGCTGATGGGTTTTCTGCGAGCCTTCATGAAATCCAGACCCAGCAAGCAGAAGCTGAAGCAGAGAGGCATCCTGAAGGAGCGGGTCTTTGGCTGCGACCTGGGAGAACACCTTCTCAACTCTGGACAAGATG TTCCCCAGGTCTTAAAAAGCTGCTCGGAGTTTATTGAGAAGCATGGCATTGTAGACGGCATCTACAGGCATTCTGGGATTTCCTCCAACATCCAGAAACTGAG ACACGAATTCGACAGCGAGAATGTTCCGGACCTGACGAAAGACGTGTACATGCAGGACATTCACTGTGTAGGCTCCCTCTGCAAGCTGTACTTCAGAGAGCTGCCCAATCCCCTCCTTACCTACCAGCTCTATGACAAGTTTGCT GATTGCATGGGGGAGATGACGGAGGATGAGCGCATGGTGAAAGTGCATGATGTCATCCAGCAGCTTCCTCCGCCTCACTACAG GACTCTTGAGTACCTCATAAAACACCTGGCCCGTCTAGCAACCTTCAGTGAAGAGACCAACATGCACATTAAGAACCTGGCCATCGTCTGGGCTCCAAACCTCCTCAG ATCTAAGGAGATCGAGGCAGCGGGGCTCAACGGTGCTGACCCGTTTaaagaggtgcgcatccagtctGTAGTGGTGGAGTTCTTACTCACCAACGTGGAGGTGCTCTTCAGTGATTCGTTTACCTCAGTGGGACGGTTTACTGCAG cgcGGCAGTCCCTGACCAGGCCCAAGTCCTTTGTATCCACCAGGCTACTGTCTTTGGAGGAGGCTCAGGCTCGTTCCCAGGCTCCTCTGCTCCTTCAAGGATCTTCTCACCCCCTACAGGATCGCTTCCACACCGTGCTGGACCTCCCTACTCACAG AAGGAAAAGGGGCCCAAAGGTGCGGAAGGCAGCTGGAGGGAGCTGGAAGACGTTCTTTGCTATTGGGAAACCTGCAGGCTCAGGCCGTCGTAAGCCCATTCGGATCACCTCGCTGTTCCAGCCTTCCACCTCTCATGCAG GTTGCAGAGTGGACAGTGTCACCCTGCGGTCAGCCAAGAGTGAGGAGTCTCTTTCTTCCCAACACAGTGGAGCAG GTCAGGGGAAGCTGCAGCGCTTACGAAGACCTCGCTCCAGCAGCGATGGTCTCTCTCTGGCTGCCTCCATGGACCCTCAGCTCCTGGCTCAGCCACTTCCTTCACAAATCCCACCCAGCCGCTCCTACGACAGCTTGCTGCCTGACGAGACCCGAGACACTAATGATGacgaagatgatgaagatgatgaggaggGAGTCTACATGCTGCCCGATTTCTCACAGGAACCTGCCACATCCTGGATGGCTGAAGATGTGGCTGACTTTAGCCCCACTTTCCCGGATGAGGGGCCGATTGGAATCGGAAGCAGTGGCCCCATCGCCCCTGGTGATAGGGAATCGCCGTCTGCGGCCACTCCTCCTCCCTACCGTTGTCTGAGTCGCCAAGGACATGCCCGTTCTGGAAGTCAGCGTTCAATCACAGAAGATCCAGACTCGGTGCTCAATCAGTCAGAAGCAGCAGCACGTAGGAGTCTGATTTTGGCTGCAGCCGCTCCAACCCAGCAGGTGTTCTGTCAGCATAGGCCTCCTGCTGTTAATACCCCTGCCTCCAGCACCACCCAGCCTGGAGATCCCAACCTTAGTCCCTCCCAAAGCCAGCCCACTGCCCCACCAGCTCCTGTACCGTCTGCTCAACCTCCACAGGAAAGGCGCTCATTTACAAAAAAGGTGGTGCATGCCCTTTCACCAAAAGCACCAAAGTCGCCTCCACTGGACATATCTGACCCCATTGCCATCAGTGTGCCTGCTAAG GTGCTGGAAATGATTGGCGGGCGAGCTGGCGAATTGCAGTCCGGGAACCCAGGTGGTGGACCTTCCCAGCCACCCCAAATGATTTCTATGCTGCTGAAGTCCTGTGACTTCCAGCTTACAGAGAGCTGCCAACAGGAGCTAAGCAGCAAGTTTGGCCAAGAGGTTAAGACCAGAGGCCCCA GTGTTATTGGTCCCACTGGTGCTCCCCTGCCCTCCCAAAAGcccccacctcctcctcctaAAAACCCAGCACGCCTCATGGCTCTGGCACTGACCGAAAGTGCCAACAAAGCTCTTCGGCAGGGTGCCTCTCCTCCCTATCGTCCCCGCCAGGCTGGGAGTCCCCCTGAAGCTGACGTCCGTTTCCAGCGGTCCCTGTCTGCTGACACAGGGGCTATGCTCTCCTCTGATCCAGACCAGCTGTACTCCACTGTGCGTCCCCTGTCTGTGTGGATGTCTGAGGGCGGAGGTGAAGTTAACACTTCTGAAAAGACTACAGACTTGGCACAGGAGGAGGAGCCAAGATCACCTCCAGGccag GACACAGGTACGCTCTCCTCTGACGGCTCAGTTTCTGACTCTGGAACATCTAACAGTGAACTGTCTGCTGGTAGTTCCTCTGGGGACAATGAGAAAACTCCAAGCCCCATCTACAACCAGAAGCCACAGCTTCCTGCACCTCCAAATCAGACTCCTAAATCCAGCCCACCTGCTGCTAGCGAGGTTCCCtcacagaggaaacccccagCGTATGGCCGGCAGTTCTCTGCTCCACACCTCCAGCAACAGATGTCAGGCACTGAGTCCAAATCCCCCAACCAGGCTCATTCCCAGCTCCTGCATTCCAGATCAGAGAGCTCCCCCTTGGTTCACATACATGCCTTCCAGCCCACACGCCCCAAGGTGCCCCCCAGGCCATTGGATTCTGCCCCACCAAGGCCCCCGATCTCCAAGACTGACCGACATGACTTCATGCGTCGCTCCCTGGATGCCGGTCGCATCCGACGCATGGTGGGACCAGCCCCAGGCAACCCACCACTTTCGAGAGCTTTTTCTGAGCGCATTAGCAGCACGTCAGATGCACTGTCTCGCTACCATGCAGCCAGATTGGCCAACCAGGCGGCACAAGTGACAACTGCTCAACCTCTCATGCAGCAACAGCAAGCCCAGACTTCTCATATCCGACCTGCATTCTCATCTTCTGAAGATCCCTCCAACATGGAGAATTTATATTATGAGATTAGTGCCCCTGATCATCCACCTAGCTACTCTCAGCATAGCTACCAGAACATGAGGTTAGATGTGGATGGCAACTACCGGCTTTCAGAGCCAGCCAATCAAAGGCCCCAGTCTAGGGGTCATCACCCGCCCCCCTACTCACAAGTGCCAGGATCTGCCAGGGCTCCTCAGCTTTGGTCCTCTGAGGCCACACGTGCCTGGACTGCAGCTCactcacactcctcctccttttctcattctcattctcaccGTCATTCTCACAACAACCCACCAGGTCCTCGTGGTCACCCTCGGCTGCAGCGTCAGACCTCCTCCTCTGTCAGGCTGACTCGCAGTGAGCTGCACCCCATCCCTGCTGCCACTGGCTTGGGCTCATCAGGGGGGCTGGTGCCTCTGTCTGTGCACCAGCGTAGCCTACACTGTTCCATGCGCTCACCCTCCTCCAACCTCACTGCCTCCCAGCTACATCCATACTTTGAAAATGGGAAGGTGTGTTATCGCTATTTTGAGACTTCTGGACACATGGAGGGACCACTGAGCCACCTTCAGCCATCCATGTCAAAATCACATCAAGCCTATTCATCCCAGACCTCCCCAATACAAGCATATAACCCACCCTCCAAAGATGAACCAATTTATGTGAACTACCCTTTCACCAGCCCTCCAGGTGCTGGAATGAACGCTAAGACTTGGACCACCACAGACCTGGATGGAGATGTCCACCAAGGGGCAGAACCTGTCACGCACCCTCCTGAGCAATCTACAGAGGATGAGCAGCAGTCCCCAGACAAAGCTCTAGATCAAGAGTGTCCCACAACTAGTTTTGAAAGCCCTACCCAAAACGATGGTGCCTCAGATTCCAAGGCACTGGAGATGCCCACAGCCTCTGATACAATGCACTTTCGCAGCCACTCTGACCCACAGAGCTCAAGCATAGAACCCAGTCAGGCCCTGACCGGGAAGGACATTGCTTCACTGCTGATTGAGAAGCTTGCAGAGGACGAAAGAGAGGGTCTAAGTGTGGCTACGTCATCCTCTGCGTCTTCCTCGCCCCATGTTGAGTACCCCCCTAACCCATACCCCAGCCAACATCATAAGCGCCCACCACCTGCCTACAACCCAGGATCCTCTCGGGGTCATTTTGAGAGCCAAGGTCTGCCACGAGAAGGTTCAGGAGCTTTTCAACGCCAAGATCCGATGCGCCGTTCTTCCAGTGGCCAGTACAGACAAGCCTTTGATGTTATGCCATCTGGAGACCAAGTTCTTAAGTTTTACAGAAGCCAAGACTTTATCCCAACCCCCCAGGGAGAAAGCACAACACCGAACCCGTACCCGACAAGACCTCACTGTCAGGATTCCACCAGTCATATCTTTCAGGCTCATCCAGACACATCCCATTCCTCTGCTTCTCCTTTGGTGGCCTTCTCAAACTTGGCACTAAGCACACCAAGAGGATATGGGGCTCAAATGGAAGTTAATCCATATAACCAGTACCCGTACCAGGCAGGTCCAGTGCTTCCCCCCTACCCTAATGCTCCCAGGAGGGATGTGATCCTGGATCCTGCTCTTCGCCCTCCAGGACTTCGGAGCCAGAGGGACTTGAACCGGCAGGGTAATCTGTCTGGTCCCAACTGGTCCATTCACACAGAAGGTCAGACTCGCAGTTACTGTTAA
- the arhgap33 gene encoding rho GTPase-activating protein 33 isoform X6, translating to MSKRVSVVKGHFPKLTDCAHFHYDNVDFGSIELQFASEQSDASWSSANAKDLVFLVQVSCQGKTWTVRRTYEEFRTLDAHLHQCIYDRRYSQLLTLPSLSEIGDRVELFTPMLSEYLSRLSVIVDSKLNCGPVLTWMEIDNHGNRFLLKEEASLNVPAIAAAHVIKRYTAQASDEISIEVGDILSVIDMPPKEETTWWRGKHGFQVGFFPSECVELINEKMPQSVSTPAAKIVECDAGSSRPGVASAPGSSSPTSVSKKHGKLMGFLRAFMKSRPSKQKLKQRGILKERVFGCDLGEHLLNSGQDVPQVLKSCSEFIEKHGIVDGIYRHSGISSNIQKLRHEFDSENVPDLTKDVYMQDIHCVGSLCKLYFRELPNPLLTYQLYDKFADCMGEMTEDERMVKVHDVIQQLPPPHYRTLEYLIKHLARLATFSEETNMHIKNLAIVWAPNLLRSKEIEAAGLNGADPFKEVRIQSVVVEFLLTNVEVLFSDSFTSVGRFTAARQSLTRPKSFVSTRLLSLEEAQARSQAPLLLQGSSHPLQDRFHTVLDLPTHRRKRGPKVRKAAGGSWKTFFAIGKPAGSGRRKPIRITSLFQPSTSHAGCRVDSVTLRSAKSEESLSSQHSGAGQGKLQRLRRPRSSSDGLSLAASMDPQLLAQPLPSQIPPSRSYDSLLPDETRDTNDDEDDEDDEEGVYMLPDFSQEPATSWMAEDVADFSPTFPDEGPIGIGSSGPIAPGDRESPSAATPPPYRCLSRQGHARSGSQRSITEDPDSVLNQSEAAARRSLILAAAAPTQQVFCQHRPPAVNTPASSTTQPGDPNLSPSQSQPTAPPAPVPSAQPPQERRSFTKKVVHALSPKAPKSPPLDISDPIAISVPAKVLEMIGGRAGELQSGNPGGGPSQPPQMISMLLKSCDFQLTESCQQELSSKFGQEVKTRGPSVIGPTGAPLPSQKPPPPPPKNPARLMALALTESANKALRQGASPPYRPRQAGSPPEADVRFQRSLSADTGAMLSSDPDQLYSTVRPLSVWMSEGGGEVNTSEKTTDLAQEEEPRSPPGQDTGTLSSDGSVSDSGTSNSELSAGSSSGDNEKTPSPIYNQKPQLPAPPNQTPKSSPPAASEVPSQRKPPAYGRQFSAPHLQQQMSGTESKSPNQAHSQLLHSRSESSPLVHIHAFQPTRPKVPPRPLDSAPPRPPISKTDRHDFMRRSLDAGRIRRMVGPAPGNPPLSRAFSERISSTSDALSRYHAARLANQAAQVTTAQPLMQQQQAQTSHIRPAFSSSEDPSNMENLYYEISAPDHPPSYSQHSYQNMRLDVDGNYRLSEPANQRPQSRGHHPPPYSQVPGSARAPQLWSSEATRAWTAAHSHSSSFSHSHSHRHSHNNPPGPRGHPRLQRQTSSSVRLTRSELHPIPAATGLGSSGGLVPLSVHQRSLHCSMRSPSSNLTASQLHPYFENGKVCYRYFETSGHMEGPLSHLQPSMSKSHQAYSSQTSPIQAYNPPSKDEPIYVNYPFTSPPGAGMNAKTWTTTDLDGDVHQGAEPVTHPPEQSTEDEQQSPDKALDQECPTTSFESPTQNDGASDSKALEMPTASDTMHFRSHSDPQSSSIEPSQALTGKDIASLLIEKLAEDEREGLSVATSSSASSSPHVEYPPNPYPSQHHKRPPPAYNPGSSRGHFESQGLPREGSGAFQRQDPMRRSSSGQYRQAFDVMPSGDQVLKFYRSQDFIPTPQGESTTPNPYPTRPHCQDSTSHIFQAHPDTSHSSASPLVAFSNLALSTPRGYGAQMEVNPYNQYPYQAGPVLPPYPNAPRRDVILDPALRPPGLRSQRDLNRQGNLSGPNWSIHTEGQTRSYC from the exons ATGAGCAAAAG GGTGTCTGTCGTCAAAGGCCACTTCCCAAAGCTCACTGACTGTGCCCACTTTCACTATGACAACGTCGACTTTGGTTCCATTGAG CTTCAGTTTGCTAGCGAACAGAGTGATGCTAGCTGGAGCTCAGCCAATGCCAAAGACCTCGTCTTCCTCGTGCAGGTCTCCTGCCAG GGTAAGACATGGACGGTGCGGCGCACATACGAGGAGTTTCGCACCCTGGATGCTCACCTGCACCAGTGCATCTATGACCGGCGTTACTCCCAGCTCCTGACCCTGCCATCGCTTAGTGAGATCGGGGACAGAGTGGAG CTCTTCACCCCCATGCTATCCGAGTACCTGAGCCGTCTCTCCGTGATCGTGGACAGTAAGCTGAACTGTGGGCCCGTGCTCACCTGGATGGAG ATTGACAATCATGGCAATCGGTTTCTGCTAAAAGAAGAGGCCTCTTTAAATGTCCCAGCAATCGCAGCAGCGCATGTCATCAAGCGCTACACAGCCCAAGCCAGTGACGAGATTTCTATTGAG GTCGGCGATATTTTGTCTGTGATTGATATGCCACCCAAAGAGGAGACCACCTGGTGGAGAGGAAAACATGGCTTTCAG GTTGGCTTTTTTCCCAGCGAGTGTGTAGAGCTGATCAATGAGAAGATGCCTCAGTCTGTCAGCACTCCCGCTGCCAAGATAG TAGAGTGTGATGCAGGCAGCTCTAGACCTGGAGTCGCCAGTGCACCTGGTTCATCTTCTCCCACATCAG TTTCCAAGAAGCATGGCAAGCTGATGGGTTTTCTGCGAGCCTTCATGAAATCCAGACCCAGCAAGCAGAAGCTGAAGCAGAGAGGCATCCTGAAGGAGCGGGTCTTTGGCTGCGACCTGGGAGAACACCTTCTCAACTCTGGACAAGATG TTCCCCAGGTCTTAAAAAGCTGCTCGGAGTTTATTGAGAAGCATGGCATTGTAGACGGCATCTACAGGCATTCTGGGATTTCCTCCAACATCCAGAAACTGAG ACACGAATTCGACAGCGAGAATGTTCCGGACCTGACGAAAGACGTGTACATGCAGGACATTCACTGTGTAGGCTCCCTCTGCAAGCTGTACTTCAGAGAGCTGCCCAATCCCCTCCTTACCTACCAGCTCTATGACAAGTTTGCT GATTGCATGGGGGAGATGACGGAGGATGAGCGCATGGTGAAAGTGCATGATGTCATCCAGCAGCTTCCTCCGCCTCACTACAG GACTCTTGAGTACCTCATAAAACACCTGGCCCGTCTAGCAACCTTCAGTGAAGAGACCAACATGCACATTAAGAACCTGGCCATCGTCTGGGCTCCAAACCTCCTCAG ATCTAAGGAGATCGAGGCAGCGGGGCTCAACGGTGCTGACCCGTTTaaagaggtgcgcatccagtctGTAGTGGTGGAGTTCTTACTCACCAACGTGGAGGTGCTCTTCAGTGATTCGTTTACCTCAGTGGGACGGTTTACTGCAG cgcGGCAGTCCCTGACCAGGCCCAAGTCCTTTGTATCCACCAGGCTACTGTCTTTGGAGGAGGCTCAGGCTCGTTCCCAGGCTCCTCTGCTCCTTCAAGGATCTTCTCACCCCCTACAGGATCGCTTCCACACCGTGCTGGACCTCCCTACTCACAG AAGGAAAAGGGGCCCAAAGGTGCGGAAGGCAGCTGGAGGGAGCTGGAAGACGTTCTTTGCTATTGGGAAACCTGCAGGCTCAGGCCGTCGTAAGCCCATTCGGATCACCTCGCTGTTCCAGCCTTCCACCTCTCATGCAG GTTGCAGAGTGGACAGTGTCACCCTGCGGTCAGCCAAGAGTGAGGAGTCTCTTTCTTCCCAACACAGTGGAGCAG GTCAGGGGAAGCTGCAGCGCTTACGAAGACCTCGCTCCAGCAGCGATGGTCTCTCTCTGGCTGCCTCCATGGACCCTCAGCTCCTGGCTCAGCCACTTCCTTCACAAATCCCACCCAGCCGCTCCTACGACAGCTTGCTGCCTGACGAGACCCGAGACACTAATGATGacgaagatgatgaagatgatgaggaggGAGTCTACATGCTGCCCGATTTCTCACAGGAACCTGCCACATCCTGGATGGCTGAAGATGTGGCTGACTTTAGCCCCACTTTCCCGGATGAGGGGCCGATTGGAATCGGAAGCAGTGGCCCCATCGCCCCTGGTGATAGGGAATCGCCGTCTGCGGCCACTCCTCCTCCCTACCGTTGTCTGAGTCGCCAAGGACATGCCCGTTCTGGAAGTCAGCGTTCAATCACAGAAGATCCAGACTCGGTGCTCAATCAGTCAGAAGCAGCAGCACGTAGGAGTCTGATTTTGGCTGCAGCCGCTCCAACCCAGCAGGTGTTCTGTCAGCATAGGCCTCCTGCTGTTAATACCCCTGCCTCCAGCACCACCCAGCCTGGAGATCCCAACCTTAGTCCCTCCCAAAGCCAGCCCACTGCCCCACCAGCTCCTGTACCGTCTGCTCAACCTCCACAGGAAAGGCGCTCATTTACAAAAAAGGTGGTGCATGCCCTTTCACCAAAAGCACCAAAGTCGCCTCCACTGGACATATCTGACCCCATTGCCATCAGTGTGCCTGCTAAG GTGCTGGAAATGATTGGCGGGCGAGCTGGCGAATTGCAGTCCGGGAACCCAGGTGGTGGACCTTCCCAGCCACCCCAAATGATTTCTATGCTGCTGAAGTCCTGTGACTTCCAGCTTACAGAGAGCTGCCAACAGGAGCTAAGCAGCAAGTTTGGCCAAGAGGTTAAGACCAGAGGCCCCA GTGTTATTGGTCCCACTGGTGCTCCCCTGCCCTCCCAAAAGcccccacctcctcctcctaAAAACCCAGCACGCCTCATGGCTCTGGCACTGACCGAAAGTGCCAACAAAGCTCTTCGGCAGGGTGCCTCTCCTCCCTATCGTCCCCGCCAGGCTGGGAGTCCCCCTGAAGCTGACGTCCGTTTCCAGCGGTCCCTGTCTGCTGACACAGGGGCTATGCTCTCCTCTGATCCAGACCAGCTGTACTCCACTGTGCGTCCCCTGTCTGTGTGGATGTCTGAGGGCGGAGGTGAAGTTAACACTTCTGAAAAGACTACAGACTTGGCACAGGAGGAGGAGCCAAGATCACCTCCAGGccag GACACAGGTACGCTCTCCTCTGACGGCTCAGTTTCTGACTCTGGAACATCTAACAGTGAACTGTCTGCTGGTAGTTCCTCTGGGGACAATGAGAAAACTCCAAGCCCCATCTACAACCAGAAGCCACAGCTTCCTGCACCTCCAAATCAGACTCCTAAATCCAGCCCACCTGCTGCTAGCGAGGTTCCCtcacagaggaaacccccagCGTATGGCCGGCAGTTCTCTGCTCCACACCTCCAGCAACAGATGTCAGGCACTGAGTCCAAATCCCCCAACCAGGCTCATTCCCAGCTCCTGCATTCCAGATCAGAGAGCTCCCCCTTGGTTCACATACATGCCTTCCAGCCCACACGCCCCAAGGTGCCCCCCAGGCCATTGGATTCTGCCCCACCAAGGCCCCCGATCTCCAAGACTGACCGACATGACTTCATGCGTCGCTCCCTGGATGCCGGTCGCATCCGACGCATGGTGGGACCAGCCCCAGGCAACCCACCACTTTCGAGAGCTTTTTCTGAGCGCATTAGCAGCACGTCAGATGCACTGTCTCGCTACCATGCAGCCAGATTGGCCAACCAGGCGGCACAAGTGACAACTGCTCAACCTCTCATGCAGCAACAGCAAGCCCAGACTTCTCATATCCGACCTGCATTCTCATCTTCTGAAGATCCCTCCAACATGGAGAATTTATATTATGAGATTAGTGCCCCTGATCATCCACCTAGCTACTCTCAGCATAGCTACCAGAACATGAGGTTAGATGTGGATGGCAACTACCGGCTTTCAGAGCCAGCCAATCAAAGGCCCCAGTCTAGGGGTCATCACCCGCCCCCCTACTCACAAGTGCCAGGATCTGCCAGGGCTCCTCAGCTTTGGTCCTCTGAGGCCACACGTGCCTGGACTGCAGCTCactcacactcctcctccttttctcattctcattctcaccGTCATTCTCACAACAACCCACCAGGTCCTCGTGGTCACCCTCGGCTGCAGCGTCAGACCTCCTCCTCTGTCAGGCTGACTCGCAGTGAGCTGCACCCCATCCCTGCTGCCACTGGCTTGGGCTCATCAGGGGGGCTGGTGCCTCTGTCTGTGCACCAGCGTAGCCTACACTGTTCCATGCGCTCACCCTCCTCCAACCTCACTGCCTCCCAGCTACATCCATACTTTGAAAATGGGAAGGTGTGTTATCGCTATTTTGAGACTTCTGGACACATGGAGGGACCACTGAGCCACCTTCAGCCATCCATGTCAAAATCACATCAAGCCTATTCATCCCAGACCTCCCCAATACAAGCATATAACCCACCCTCCAAAGATGAACCAATTTATGTGAACTACCCTTTCACCAGCCCTCCAGGTGCTGGAATGAACGCTAAGACTTGGACCACCACAGACCTGGATGGAGATGTCCACCAAGGGGCAGAACCTGTCACGCACCCTCCTGAGCAATCTACAGAGGATGAGCAGCAGTCCCCAGACAAAGCTCTAGATCAAGAGTGTCCCACAACTAGTTTTGAAAGCCCTACCCAAAACGATGGTGCCTCAGATTCCAAGGCACTGGAGATGCCCACAGCCTCTGATACAATGCACTTTCGCAGCCACTCTGACCCACAGAGCTCAAGCATAGAACCCAGTCAGGCCCTGACCGGGAAGGACATTGCTTCACTGCTGATTGAGAAGCTTGCAGAGGACGAAAGAGAGGGTCTAAGTGTGGCTACGTCATCCTCTGCGTCTTCCTCGCCCCATGTTGAGTACCCCCCTAACCCATACCCCAGCCAACATCATAAGCGCCCACCACCTGCCTACAACCCAGGATCCTCTCGGGGTCATTTTGAGAGCCAAGGTCTGCCACGAGAAGGTTCAGGAGCTTTTCAACGCCAAGATCCGATGCGCCGTTCTTCCAGTGGCCAGTACAGACAAGCCTTTGATGTTATGCCATCTGGAGACCAAGTTCTTAAGTTTTACAGAAGCCAAGACTTTATCCCAACCCCCCAGGGAGAAAGCACAACACCGAACCCGTACCCGACAAGACCTCACTGTCAGGATTCCACCAGTCATATCTTTCAGGCTCATCCAGACACATCCCATTCCTCTGCTTCTCCTTTGGTGGCCTTCTCAAACTTGGCACTAAGCACACCAAGAGGATATGGGGCTCAAATGGAAGTTAATCCATATAACCAGTACCCGTACCAGGCAGGTCCAGTGCTTCCCCCCTACCCTAATGCTCCCAGGAGGGATGTGATCCTGGATCCTGCTCTTCGCCCTCCAGGACTTCGGAGCCAGAGGGACTTGAACCGGCAGGGTAATCTGTCTGGTCCCAACTGGTCCATTCACACAGAAGGTCAGACTCGCAGTTACTGTTAA